TTTGTGCATGATGCATGTTGAGTTTGACTTCATAAAAATGGTgttgcttttaaaaaaaatacgcGTTCATAGTTGAATGTTTTAATTTAAAGCTATGCAACAATTTtcacaatgaatttatttttattttacttaataTCTTTGAACAGAATATCACTGCTTGAAGACTACTTTGGTAGTATATGTTAACATACTTTACTGCATATGATCATCTGGGGTGTAATGATACAACTAGCACACAAGCCAATACGATACACAGTACAAATCTCACACTTTAATACACCCATGATATATTTCCCATAATTTGAATAAAACAAAAAGCCACAAACTTGCAAATACACACCACAGCTTTGTAAATTTCTGCACTGGATGACCTCATGACTTAAACAGTAAAGTCAGCTGCTGCCTTGGAGCAAGTTGTTGGTTGTGTCAAACTTTTTTTGTGGCTAGCTGAAGTAATATAGTATAATAGTATAGTCTCTATCAGCTAAAATATGATTATGTACTTCCTGAGGCCATGACCTAACTACAGCGCAAATCAAGTCATGGTTGCACTGATGATCATTTCCTTTCCTGTAAGTTTTGTTCTAAATATCTTTTTAAAAACTGCCATTTTTAATATGAAAACTGTACATATCAATGTCATCATCATAAGCGCTTTCTCCGTGAGCCTAACAAAACAGTCTGGCACTGATCGTGATTGTGATCAGATGGGACAAAGTGTAGCACAATCAGAAAACAAGGGCCTTAAACAACATTTTTAAACACAATAAAGTGATACAGTAGTGGTACGGGATTAATAGAAAAGCATTAAAAAGGTCAAAGGAGAAGCATGTATGAACTAAAGGAGGTCCCTGGACAGAACCTTGGGGTACACCACAATACAGAATAGCCAAGAAAGACATAATTTGCAGCACTGTATAAACTAAAGGAGGTCCCTGGACAGAACCTTGGGACACACCACAATACAGAATAGCCAAGAAGGACATAATTTGCAGGAATGGGTACAAAACTGGAGAGAAGCAGGATGAAAATAACTCCACCGTTGACCCACATATCTCCACTTCAGGCCTAATTCTGTAAATATCAAGAGGGCGTCATTTTTGAATTACGACATCTCAAGTCATTGTACATCATTACACCCCTAATGTTCACATGTAATCTCATTACTAGGCTGCAAATTTAACTAACACTCCTCCCATTTAGGTACATTTTTGAGCATAAAGGCACACAAAGGATAATGGTCATCAACAACTGCACCTTGAATGACGACGCCGCGTATGCTGTAGCAGCCGGAGATGAGAAATGCACCACAGAGCTGTTCGTCAAAGGTATCCTAACTTGCGTGGTTCAGATTTGTTAGCTTGCTACTCACTGAAAAATACCTGCTTTTTATTGAGTGCAAAGCTGTATTTTAAGATAGCCCTCAGTCCTTCTTCAGTTTCTTTATCGTGTCTCTTCTGCAGAATTGCCAGTGAAGATAGTTAAAGGAATTGAGCCAGTGAAAACTACAGTGAATGAACGGATTGAGTTGGAATGCGAAGTGTCAGAGGAAGGCGCTCAAGTAAAATGGTAAGGCTAAAGGTTCAGTGTGTACGTTAATTACGCATAATTTTAATTACTGTAAACACATGGGGCCACGACTAGGAAGACTGGATAGTCTTTAGTCAGGAGTTTTAGCTCACAGATTGCTTAAAGACTCCAcactaactctaaccctaacccgcaatctagttctttcggtcatgacccaacactcatgaccgaaagcgccaaatcacaactgtttgttgtgatttggcgctatataaataaaattgaaaattgaaaaattgactcatgaccataggtgagactgacaagtagatcaagagcttcaccttttgggtcagctcccttttcgtcacaacagtacgataaagcgaatgcaataccgcccctgctgcgccgattctccagccagtctcacgttccatcatcccctcactcgtgaacaagaccccgaggaacttgaactccttcacttggggcaaggccgcattccctacccagagtaggcaatccattggtttcatgttgagaaccatggcctcagatttagagatgctgatcctcatcccagcccctTCACACTCAGCCATACTAcatacacaaattacaaaacaatcatacaggaaatgttgccggtacacaggacagtttctggaacagataccacacccatctctattTCTATTTCCATTTCTATTTCACTCCATTCTCCAtttctgttctttctttctttttaggaTGAAAAATGGTGTTGAGGTTCCAACAGGAGTACGATCCAGATATCGAGTTAAAGTTGACGGAAAAAAACACTACTTGGTCATTGATGATGCCTCCAAGGAAGACACTGGGACATACTCCATCATGGCCACCGGGGGAACATCCGAGGCTCACATTCAAGTTGACCGTACATATCATCCCGCCCTTCTTCATAGTTTTTCACATGCAAAAAGAATAAGATAGTGGATATACTCTATCATGTTTTCTCTCACCGCAGTGAAACCACTGAAAATCTACCAGGACCTGCAGGATATGACAGTTTTGCTGGGTCAACCGATGAAGTTGCATTGCGAGATCTACCCAGGCAATGTTCCTGGCCGTTGGTACAGGAATGGACAACTAATCCAGGCGAATGACCGCATAAACATCATACATAGAAATAAGTAGGTCTTCCGTTAAACTCTACTAAATTAAAAGCAATGTTGCACAGTTGCTAACAATGATTTGTTTCTCCAGAGTGCACCGACTTGAAATTTCAGCCAGTTCCCTTCATGATGCAGGAGATTACACTTTTGTACCTGAAGGATACTCACAGAGCCTCTCTGCCAAAATCCATATCATTGGTGAGATTGTTTTCATTGGATCTAGCATTTTACACCTATTGTGAGAGCAACagcataatttattttattattggcaGACCCACCAAGAGTGCATTTGGATAGCTTGAACTTCCCAGACAACACAGTGGTAATTGTGGCAGGAAACAAACTTCGCTTGGAAATCCCCATCAGTGGAGAACCAGTACCCAGAGTGGTGTGGATGAAGGGAGAAAGGGTCAGTGTCTGTCTTATTAGTCTACGGTGATTGTGATTattattttccacattttgctactaTGTATGGAATTGTGCCTCTTTTTGTCTCAGGTCATTCTTGAGTCTGGCCATCGTGTCCGAGCTGAAACATTTGGTGACCACACCAGCCTGACGATTGACATCACAGAGCGGGAAGACACTGGGAACTACAAGATAGTCTTGCAGAATGAGGCTGGTGAGGCCTCAGCCAGTGTCAAAATCAAAGTTGTAGGTAAGATCGAACAACACAAACTACACCAATCACTGGGTGAAAGGAATTTGTCTTTCAGACCATTAAAGCAGCCTTGTGTTATCTGCAGACATCCCAGACACTCCAGATGCTCCCCTAATCCCAGTGGTGGGTGGTGATTGGTGCTCGATGACATGGGAACCCCCGAAATATGATGGGGGATCACCAATATTAGGTAAACACAGTATTTTATCTTTTCTCTCACATGGGTGATTGTGATTACTcacaagatttttttgaacatctcCTAAAGGTTACTAcattgaaagaaaaaagaaacagagctCTCGATGGATGAGACTGAACTTTGATCTGATCAAAGAAACATCATTTGAACCCAAGAAGATGATTGAAGGGGTACCATATGAATTGCGGGTCTTTGCAGTCAATGCCATTGGTGTGTCCAAACCAAGCGAGCCATCTAAAGCTTTTACTCCGCTGGGTGAGTAGCACAATTTTTGTTTCCTGCGATGCCCAGCTATGTCAACACTGGCCTTTGAGTTGTTACCACAAATAATACGTCCAAGAAAGTTTACCTAAGTTGCATTAGAAAACATGAATTCTATCGAATAATGAACACAATAGTGACCCTACATATGTCATCTGCCCTTGGTAAACATGTGATGCAGCTGTTGTTGCCCTTCCCACACTATCCAAAGCATTCTGACTGTGACCTCCACTGGACATGTTGGAGCTTTAAAGGATAATAAATATGTCTTTATAATGGCTGCCAAATCATCGGTGGATTAGAGTTTTAAGAGACCAGAGACTGTTGGGAGTTGATTCAGAATACAAGAATAGACCACAAGCGTAGGGAGTAATGACATCTGACATGCAGACTGATGGCCAGAGAAAGTGGCAGCTTGGTCACATGTTTGCGGTTGGCAAAAATTACTTTATGTTTTGGAAAACAATTTAGGAATGGTAGCTATGATCCTTGTGATCTCACATGGGCCTGTCTCTATGCAGCTGTGACCAGTGAGCCCACCATGTTAGTTGTGGACGATGTGACTGACACCACAGTGACCGTCAAGTGGCGCCCACCTGAAACCATTGGAGCTGCTGGTCTAGATGGGTACTTAGTGGAATACTGCTTGGAAGGAAGTGAGCCAACCTCACATGAATCCTCTACAAGTATTTGTTTTTCCAAATGGACCTCATGTGCTAAATACTGTTTCCCTACAGCTGATGAGTGGATAGCAGCCAACGACGAGCTGATAGACAAGACTAAGTTTACCATCACTGGGCTGACGCCGTCGAGTAAAATCTTAATTCGAGTCAAGGCCATTAATGCTGCTGGTGCCAGCGCGCCACGCACCATTCAACACTCAATCCTTGTCAAAGAAGTTATTGGTGAGTTGTGAAAAAACTACATTGGACTTGATGTTTCCAATGAACATATCGTGTTTTTTgagaaagtacaacccctggcaaaaattatggaatcaccggcctcagaggatgttcattcagttgtttaattttgaagaaaaaaagcagatcacagacatgacacaaaactaaagtcatttcaaatggcaattttctggctttaagaaacactataagaaatcaagaaaaaagattgtggcagtcagtaactgttacttttttagaccaagcagaggaaaaaaaaatatggaatcactcaattctgaggaaaaaatgatggaatcaccctgtaaattttcatccccaaaactaacacctgcatcaaatcacatctgctcgttgacattgaccctatgccatgacattgaccctatgtgtctttttgcaaggaatgttttcacagtttttgctctatggcaagatgcattatcatcttgaaaaatgatttcatcatccccaaacatcctttcaattgtccaaaatatcaacgtaaacttgtgcatttattgatgatgtaatgacagccatctccccagtgcctttacctgacatgcagccccatatcatcaatgactgtggaaatttacatgttctcttcaggcagtcatcgttataaatcccattggaacggcaccaaacaaaagttccagcatcatcaccttgcccaatgcagattcgagattcatcactgaatatgactttcatccagtcatccacagtccacgattgcttttccttagcccattgtaaccttgttttttttctgtttaggtgttaatgatggctttcgtttagcttttctgtatgtaaatcccatttcctttaggcggtttcttacagttcggtcacagacgttgactccagtttcctcccattcgttcctcatttgttttgttgtgcatttttcgatttttgagacatattgctttaagttttctgtcttgacgctttgatgtcttccttggtctaccagtatgtttgcctttaacaaccttcccatgttgtttgtatttggtccagagtttagacacagctgactgaacaaccaacatcttttgcaacattgcgtgatgatttaccctcttttaagagtttgataatcctctcctttgtttcaatagacatctctcgtgttggagccatgattcatgtcagtccacttggtgcaacagctctccaaggtgtgatcactcctttttagatgcagactaacgagcagatctgatttgatgcaggtgttagttttggggatgaaaatttacagggtgattccataatttattcctcagaattgagtgattccatatttttttcctctgcttggtctaaaaaagtaaccgttactgactgccacaatcttttttttcttgatttcttatagtgtttcttaaagccagaaagttgccatttgaaatgactttagttttgtgtcatgtctgtgatctgctttttttctacaaaattaaacaactgaatgaacatcctctgaggccggtgattccataatttttgccaggggttgtagtaaacaTATCTTGAATTCTTCTACAATAACACAGCTTCTCATTCCTAGAACCACCCAAGATCCGGGTCCCCCGACACTTGAAGGTAACATACACTCGCAGAGTTGGAGAAGCAGTCAACCTTGTAGTGCCATTTATGGTAAAGTGTTCTCCGTCCTCACTCATCCAATATGTTCACTGCAGCACCGCATAAACTACTAAACTCATCTCatttctgtgtgatgcccatagggcaAACCCAGGCCAAAGGTCACTTGGCTGAAGGATGAAAAGCCCATAGATTCCAGCCACGTCAGCATCCGTAACACAGAATGTGACAGCATCATCTTCATTCGCAAAGCTGAACGAAGCCACTCTGGCAAATATGTGATGACGGTACAGGTTGAGAACCATGTGGACACAGCCGTTATTGACATACAAATTGTAGGTGAGTTGAATGGATCATAACAATGTAGTTATGGCGCGTACATCGAATCAAAATAACATCAGTTGCATTTTTGAAGCATAGTGAGATATTTTTGGTCATTTTCCAAACACTATAAACTGTAGATCATTTTGTCACCCATTGTCAGATCTACCTGGGCCTCCGCTGACAGTAACAATTGAAGATGTTTGGGGAGGAAATGTGGCTCTGGTCTGGACTCCTCCAAGAGACAGTGGCAATGCCCCAATAACAGGCTACACTATTCAGAAAGCAGACAAGAAGACAATGGTAGAAATATAATATGTACTATATTTAAACATTTGTAAAAGGAATCAGGCAAATAAAAGTCTATTTTAACATGCTTTCTTTACAGGAATGGTACACGTGCATTGACCACTACCACCGTAACTGTATCACTATCACAGAGCTGGTGGTTGGGAATGAGTATTTCTTCAGGGTCTTCTCAGAAAATATGTGTGGCCTGAGTGAAACCGCAACTCAAACCAAAAAAAGTGCCTTGATTATAAAAGAAGGTACAGTATTCTAGCAAATCTTTGACTTTGCACTTCAAATAAACACCTTCTCTTCCTACGTTACCTGAAAAATAGCTTATCTTCTTCTAATAGCTGACAAGCCTTCAGACAGTGGTTTCAGCCAGTGAT
The window above is part of the Thalassophryne amazonica chromosome 22, fThaAma1.1, whole genome shotgun sequence genome. Proteins encoded here:
- the mybpc1 gene encoding myosin-binding protein C, slow-type isoform X8 translates to MPEPMKKDEPAEGQKVWSLGDGQNPEDLEKPVDTPPLSTLLIEKPQSGTISVGGDITFVAKVEAKDLLRKPTVKWFKGKWMDLASKTGKHLQLKETFDRLTKIHTFEMHIIKAKENYGGNYRCEVTYKDKFDSCTFDLEVKESEQGSQNIDIRSAFKRSEGQEDAGELDFSGLLKHREPKQDDTPEIDVWEILKNARPDEYERIAFMYGITDLRGLLRRMKKIPKEEKKSEAFAKKLEPAYQVDKGSKIRLVVDLADPTVELKWYKNGQEIRPSPKYIFEHKGTQRIMVINNCTLNDDAAYAVAAGDEKCTTELFVKELPVKIVKGIEPVKTTVNERIELECEVSEEGAQVKWMKNGVEVPTGVRSRYRVKVDGKKHYLVIDDASKEDTGTYSIMATGGTSEAHIQVDLKPLKIYQDLQDMTVLLGQPMKLHCEIYPGNVPGRWYRNGQLIQANDRINIIHRNKVHRLEISASSLHDAGDYTFVPEGYSQSLSAKIHIIDPPRVHLDSLNFPDNTVVIVAGNKLRLEIPISGEPVPRVVWMKGERVILESGHRVRAETFGDHTSLTIDITEREDTGNYKIVLQNEAGEASASVKIKVVDIPDTPDAPLIPVVGGDWCSMTWEPPKYDGGSPILGYYIERKKKQSSRWMRLNFDLIKETSFEPKKMIEGVPYELRVFAVNAIGVSKPSEPSKAFTPLAVTSEPTMLVVDDVTDTTVTVKWRPPETIGAAGLDGYLVEYCLEGSEPTSHESSTSICFSKWTSCAKYCFPTADEWIAANDELIDKTKFTITGLTPSSKILIRVKAINAAGASAPRTIQHSILVKEVIEPPKIRVPRHLKVTYTRRVGEAVNLVVPFMGKPRPKVTWLKDEKPIDSSHVSIRNTECDSIIFIRKAERSHSGKYVMTVQVENHVDTAVIDIQIVDLPGPPLTVTIEDVWGGNVALVWTPPRDSGNAPITGYTIQKADKKTMEWYTCIDHYHRNCITITELVVGNEYFFRVFSENMCGLSETATQTKKSALIIKEGLQVKIPEYNDHDFKEAPTFTQPLINTNAVAGYNATLHCSVRANPRPKVIWMKNKIIIIDNPRYRMFSNQGVCTLEIRKPSPYDGGMYTCKAINDLGEAQVDCKLEVKGGFTFYELMQRGVPLHLINKYMNEVKTGEPEK
- the mybpc1 gene encoding myosin-binding protein C, slow-type isoform X5, whose product is MPEPMKKDEPAEGQKESVAPDSTGAPPQPEISLEVSTPPEAVAEKKEPVQTNGKKSESTEPEPLKALGAKEPHAMENGSNQPQPGGVKEKGQAESDTTKEEGSSSSSPPEDANSPKKVSLELSNDSVPVPAMGRKDSVWSLGDGQNPEDLEKPVDTPPLSTLLIEKPQSGTISVGGDITFVAKVEAKDLLRKPTVKWFKGKWMDLASKTGKHLQLKETFDRLTKIHTFEMHIIKAKENYGGNYRCEVTYKDKFDSCTFDLEVKESEQGSQNIDIRSAFKRSEGQEDAGELDFSGLLKHREPKQDDTPEIDVWEILKNARPDEYERIAFMYGITDLRGLLRRMKKIPKEEKKSEAFAKKLEPAYQVDKGSKIRLVVDLADPTVELKWYKNGQEIRPSPKYIFEHKGTQRIMVINNCTLNDDAAYAVAAGDEKCTTELFVKELPVKIVKGIEPVKTTVNERIELECEVSEEGAQVKWMKNGVEVPTGVRSRYRVKVDGKKHYLVIDDASKEDTGTYSIMATGGTSEAHIQVDLKPLKIYQDLQDMTVLLGQPMKLHCEIYPGNVPGRWYRNGQLIQANDRINIIHRNKVHRLEISASSLHDAGDYTFVPEGYSQSLSAKIHIIDPPRVHLDSLNFPDNTVVIVAGNKLRLEIPISGEPVPRVVWMKGERVILESGHRVRAETFGDHTSLTIDITEREDTGNYKIVLQNEAGEASASVKIKVVDIPDTPDAPLIPVVGGDWCSMTWEPPKYDGGSPILGYYIERKKKQSSRWMRLNFDLIKETSFEPKKMIEGVPYELRVFAVNAIGVSKPSEPSKAFTPLAVTSEPTMLVVDDVTDTTVTVKWRPPETIGAAGLDGYLVEYCLEGTDEWIAANDELIDKTKFTITGLTPSSKILIRVKAINAAGASAPRTIQHSILVKEVIEPPKIRVPRHLKVTYTRRVGEAVNLVVPFMGKPRPKVTWLKDEKPIDSSHVSIRNTECDSIIFIRKAERSHSGKYVMTVQVENHVDTAVIDIQIVDLPGPPLTVTIEDVWGGNVALVWTPPRDSGNAPITGYTIQKADKKTMEWYTCIDHYHRNCITITELVVGNEYFFRVFSENMCGLSETATQTKKSALIIKEGLQVKIPEYNDHDFKEAPTFTQPLINTNAVAGYNATLHCSVRANPRPKVIWMKNKIIIIDNPRYRMFSNQGVCTLEIRKPSPYDGGMYTCKAINDLGEAQVDCKLEVKGGFTFYELMQRGVPLHLINKYMNEVKTGEPEK
- the mybpc1 gene encoding myosin-binding protein C, slow-type isoform X6, translating into MPEPMKKDEPAEGQKESVAPDSTGAPPQPEISLEVSTPPEAVAEKKEPVQTNGKKSESTEPEPLKALGAKEPHAMENGSNQPQPGGVKEKGQAESDTTKEEGSSSSSPPVWSLGDGQNPEDLEKPVDTPPLSTLLIEKPQSGTISVGGDITFVAKVEAKDLLRKPTVKWFKGKWMDLASKTGKHLQLKETFDRLTKIHTFEMHIIKAKENYGGNYRCEVTYKDKFDSCTFDLEVKESEQGSQNIDIRSAFKRSEGQEDAGELDFSGLLKHREPKQDDTPEIDVWEILKNARPDEYERIAFMYGITDLRGLLRRMKKIPKEEKKSEAFAKKLEPAYQVDKGSKIRLVVDLADPTVELKWYKNGQEIRPSPKYIFEHKGTQRIMVINNCTLNDDAAYAVAAGDEKCTTELFVKELPVKIVKGIEPVKTTVNERIELECEVSEEGAQVKWMKNGVEVPTGVRSRYRVKVDGKKHYLVIDDASKEDTGTYSIMATGGTSEAHIQVDLKPLKIYQDLQDMTVLLGQPMKLHCEIYPGNVPGRWYRNGQLIQANDRINIIHRNKVHRLEISASSLHDAGDYTFVPEGYSQSLSAKIHIIDPPRVHLDSLNFPDNTVVIVAGNKLRLEIPISGEPVPRVVWMKGERVILESGHRVRAETFGDHTSLTIDITEREDTGNYKIVLQNEAGEASASVKIKVVDIPDTPDAPLIPVVGGDWCSMTWEPPKYDGGSPILGYYIERKKKQSSRWMRLNFDLIKETSFEPKKMIEGVPYELRVFAVNAIGVSKPSEPSKAFTPLAVTSEPTMLVVDDVTDTTVTVKWRPPETIGAAGLDGYLVEYCLEGSEPTSHESSTSICFSKWTSCAKYCFPTADEWIAANDELIDKTKFTITGLTPSSKILIRVKAINAAGASAPRTIQHSILVKEVIEPPKIRVPRHLKVTYTRRVGEAVNLVVPFMGKPRPKVTWLKDEKPIDSSHVSIRNTECDSIIFIRKAERSHSGKYVMTVQVENHVDTAVIDIQIVDLPGPPLTVTIEDVWGGNVALVWTPPRDSGNAPITGYTIQKADKKTMEWYTCIDHYHRNCITITELVVGNEYFFRVFSENMCGLSETATQTKKSALIIKEGLQVKIPEYNDHDFKEAPTFTQPLINTNAVAGYNATLHCSVRANPRPKVIWMKNKIIIIDNPRYRMFSNQGVCTLEIRKPSPYDGGMYTCKAINDLGEAQVDCKLEVKGGFTFYELMQRGVPLHLINKYMNEVKTGEPEK
- the mybpc1 gene encoding myosin-binding protein C, slow-type isoform X3 is translated as MPEPMKKDEPAEGQKEAVAEKKEPVQTNGKKSESTEPEPLKALGAKEPHAMENGSNQPQPGGVKEKGQAESDTTKEEGSSSSSPPEDANSPKKVSLELSNDSVPVPAMGRKDSVWSLGDGQNPEDLEKPVDTPPLSTLLIEKPQSGTISVGGDITFVAKVEAKDLLRKPTVKWFKGKWMDLASKTGKHLQLKETFDRLTKIHTFEMHIIKAKENYGGNYRCEVTYKDKFDSCTFDLEVKESEQGSQNIDIRSAFKRSEGQEDAGELDFSGLLKHREPKQDDTPEIDVWEILKNARPDEYERIAFMYGITDLRGLLRRMKKIPKEEKKSEAFAKKLEPAYQVDKGSKIRLVVDLADPTVELKWYKNGQEIRPSPKYIFEHKGTQRIMVINNCTLNDDAAYAVAAGDEKCTTELFVKELPVKIVKGIEPVKTTVNERIELECEVSEEGAQVKWMKNGVEVPTGVRSRYRVKVDGKKHYLVIDDASKEDTGTYSIMATGGTSEAHIQVDLKPLKIYQDLQDMTVLLGQPMKLHCEIYPGNVPGRWYRNGQLIQANDRINIIHRNKVHRLEISASSLHDAGDYTFVPEGYSQSLSAKIHIIDPPRVHLDSLNFPDNTVVIVAGNKLRLEIPISGEPVPRVVWMKGERVILESGHRVRAETFGDHTSLTIDITEREDTGNYKIVLQNEAGEASASVKIKVVDIPDTPDAPLIPVVGGDWCSMTWEPPKYDGGSPILGYYIERKKKQSSRWMRLNFDLIKETSFEPKKMIEGVPYELRVFAVNAIGVSKPSEPSKAFTPLAVTSEPTMLVVDDVTDTTVTVKWRPPETIGAAGLDGYLVEYCLEGSEPTSHESSTSICFSKWTSCAKYCFPTADEWIAANDELIDKTKFTITGLTPSSKILIRVKAINAAGASAPRTIQHSILVKEVIEPPKIRVPRHLKVTYTRRVGEAVNLVVPFMGKPRPKVTWLKDEKPIDSSHVSIRNTECDSIIFIRKAERSHSGKYVMTVQVENHVDTAVIDIQIVDLPGPPLTVTIEDVWGGNVALVWTPPRDSGNAPITGYTIQKADKKTMEWYTCIDHYHRNCITITELVVGNEYFFRVFSENMCGLSETATQTKKSALIIKEGLQVKIPEYNDHDFKEAPTFTQPLINTNAVAGYNATLHCSVRANPRPKVIWMKNKIIIIDNPRYRMFSNQGVCTLEIRKPSPYDGGMYTCKAINDLGEAQVDCKLEVKGGFTFYELMQRGVPLHLINKYMNEVKTGEPEK
- the mybpc1 gene encoding myosin-binding protein C, slow-type isoform X2, which gives rise to MPEPMKKDEPAEGQKESVAPDSTGAPPQPEISLEVSTPPEAVAEKKEPVQTNGKKSESTEPEPLKALGAKEPHAMENGSNQPQPGGVKEKGQAESDTTKEEGSSSSSPPEDANSPKKVSLELSNDSVPVPAMGRKDSVWSLGDGQNPEDLEKPVDTPPLSTLLIEKPQSGTISVGGDITFVAKVEAKDLLRKPTVKWFKGKWMDLASKTGKHLQLKETFDRLTKIHTFEMHIIKAKENYGGNYRCEVTYKDKFDSCTFDLEVKESEQGSQNIDIRSAFKRSEGQEDAGELDFSGLLKHRQQREPKQDDTPEIDVWEILKNARPDEYERIAFMYGITDLRGLLRRMKKIPKEEKKSEAFAKKLEPAYQVDKGSKIRLVVDLADPTVELKWYKNGQEIRPSPNQRKYIFEHKGTQRIMVINNCTLNDDAAYAVAAGDEKCTTELFVKELPVKIVKGIEPVKTTVNERIELECEVSEEGAQVKWMKNGVEVPTGVRSRYRVKVDGKKHYLVIDDASKEDTGTYSIMATGGTSEAHIQVDLKPLKIYQDLQDMTVLLGQPMKLHCEIYPGNVPGRWYRNGQLIQANDRINIIHRNKVHRLEISASSLHDAGDYTFVPEGYSQSLSAKIHIIDPPRVHLDSLNFPDNTVVIVAGNKLRLEIPISGEPVPRVVWMKGERVILESGHRVRAETFGDHTSLTIDITEREDTGNYKIVLQNEAGEASASVKIKVVDIPDTPDAPLIPVVGGDWCSMTWEPPKYDGGSPILGYYIERKKKQSSRWMRLNFDLIKETSFEPKKMIEGVPYELRVFAVNAIGVSKPSEPSKAFTPLAVTSEPTMLVVDDVTDTTVTVKWRPPETIGAAGLDGYLVEYCLEGTDEWIAANDELIDKTKFTITGLTPSSKILIRVKAINAAGASAPRTIQHSILVKEVIEPPKIRVPRHLKVTYTRRVGEAVNLVVPFMGKPRPKVTWLKDEKPIDSSHVSIRNTECDSIIFIRKAERSHSGKYVMTVQVENHVDTAVIDIQIVDLPGPPLTVTIEDVWGGNVALVWTPPRDSGNAPITGYTIQKADKKTMEWYTCIDHYHRNCITITELVVGNEYFFRVFSENMCGLSETATQTKKSALIIKEGLQVKIPEYNDHDFKEAPTFTQPLINTNAVAGYNATLHCSVRANPRPKVIWMKNKIIIIDNPRYRMFSNQGVCTLEIRKPSPYDGGMYTCKAINDLGEAQVDCKLEVKGGFTFYELMQRGVPLHLINKYMNEVKTGEPEK
- the mybpc1 gene encoding myosin-binding protein C, slow-type isoform X7, yielding MPEPMKKDEPAEGQKESVAPDSTGAPPQPEISLEVSTPPEAVAEKKEPVQTNGKKSESTEPEPLKALGAKEPHAMENGSNQPQPGGVKEKGQAESDTTKEEGSSSSSPPEDANSPKKVSLELSNDSVPVPAMGRKDSVWSLGDGQNPEDLEKPVDTPPLSTLLIEKPQSGTISVGGDITFVAKVEAKDLLRKPTVKWFKGKWMDLASKTGKHLQLKETFDRLTKIHTFEMHIIKAKENYGGNYRCEVTYKDKFDSCTFDLEVKESEQGSQNIDIRSAFKRSEGQEDAGELDFSGLLKHRQQREPKQDDTPEIDVWEILKNARPDEYERIAFMYGITDLRGLLRRMKKIPKEEKKSEAFAKKLEPAYQVDKGSKIRLVVDLADPTVELKWYKNGQEIRPSPNQRKYIFEHKGTQRIMVINNCTLNDDAAYAVAAGDEKCTTELFVKELPVKIVKGIEPVKTTVNERIELECEVSEEGAQVKWMKNGVEVPTGVRSRYRVKVDGKKHYLVIDDASKEDTGTYSIMATGGTSEAHIQVDLKPLKIYQDLQDMTVLLGQPMKLHCEIYPGNVPGRWYRNGQLIQANDRINIIHRNKVHRLEISASSLHDAGDYTFVPEGYSQSLSAKIHIIDPPRVHLDSLNFPDNTVVIVAGNKLRLEIPISGEPVPRVVWMKGERVILESGHRVRAETFGDHTSLTIDITEREDTGNYKIVLQNEAGEASASVKIKVVDIPDTPDAPLIPVVGGDWCSMTWEPPKYDGGSPILGYYIERKKKQSSRWMRLNFDLIKETSFEPKKMIEGVPYELRVFAVNAIGVSKPSEPSKAFTPLAVTSEPTMLVVDDVTDTTVTVKWRPPETIGAAGLDGYLVEYCLEGTDEWIAANDELIDKTKFTITGLTPSSKILIRVKAINAAGASAPRTIQHSILVKEVIEPPKIRVPRHLKVTYTRRVGEAVNLVVPFMGKPRPKVTWLKDEKPIDSSHVSIRNTECDSIIFIRKAERSHSGKYVMTVQVENHVDTAVIDIQIVDLPGPPLTVTIEDVWGGNVALVWTPPRDSGNAPITGYTIQKADKKTMEWYTCIDHYHRNCITITELVVGNEYFFRVFSENMCGLSETATQTKKSALIIKEGLQVKIPEYNDHDFKEAPTFTQPLINTNAVAGYNATLHCSVRANPRPKVIWMKNKIIIIDNPRYRMFSNQGVCTLEIRKPSPYDGGMYTCKAINDLGEAQVDCKLEVKVQTQEL